The genomic segment ATTTGTTTGTATCATATATACAGATCCCCAAGAATATACTATCATGCAAACATTAGTAGTATCATTTATAATTAGAAACTGAAAAGTGTCACTTGATTGGAATTGATGAAGGGTTCTTCAAGTCTTCAACAACCAACCGAAAATATGGACGCACTTTATTTAGAGACTTTTTTTAGTGTATGAGAAATACTCTTGAATCTAGATGTCATTGTCGGGCCAGCGTAACTATCTCaggttttacaagttttgtTAGTTTCCGATCCATATcaaattgttaaattttttttcataaggtTTTTTAGTTTCCATATATTTTGCTCGTTTTTTTATTACGGTCTTATCCATTCTAACATAGTAACATCTAGCTATCTGGTTTATGAACCATAAAGAATTCTCTATTGTAggtaaatatatgttaaaaccATTCGCCGTGGTACcactcttaagtcttaaccatCTATGATTAAAATTTGTAGTGCATATAAAAGTGCCAGTTGTACATTTGTCCGTGCAAATCGTTTTACTATAAAAAACTACATGAGTTAGATTTACTGATCGAGAAAACTAAGCTGAAAAGTGATATAATTTGTAATATGAtagaaaaaacctaaaatattttcagatgatatgtaaaaatataattgattcgagtttttttttttggatctgttCCCAAATGAAAGACTTGGGATACACATTGAATGTTGTATCGTATTTAGCATCATAAAGTAATGAATTGCTTTGTAATTCTTATTGAACAAGTATCTATGGTTACACGTTTGTATAGACAAAGTGGATGCTAAAGAATAGGAAAAGATAAGACTAATGAAAACTAAACATGTTTAGCATCCttatcaaaacagaaaaatatccTAGATATTAAACCGCCTAATATATTGTGTTCCCATCAAAGATATATGTCTTACCTCCAAAACACAAACTTGTTACATTACATATCAAGGGGCATGAGCCACGGATCACGGGAAATCATTTTGATATTATTAGTTTGATTAAAATTTCAATCACATGTTTTAGTAACCAAAAATAAAGAGATATTTCTAAAGgtcattattttaaaacttttgggACTACAAAgctaaaataactaaaatatcatTGTCAAACAATCAAATACGTTTTCTGCTAAAAATACGTTGGAACATTACGCTGTGAATTAATACAGCTtttattactaattattttctGTCAAACAATCAAATACGTTTTCTTTCGACAAAAGCTtttattactaattattttagcaATGAGgtaaaaaatttgattaaaaaaaggtATATAGATTGATTGGCATATTTCTAGAAACAAATTCATAAAGCTGATGCGAGAGAATGTCGTCAGATCAACGTAATCACAAGCGaagaaaattagagaaaaaaaaatgcaactaATGAATGCACAATGTCGTGTTGAATTCATAATAATTATGTCACAGAAATTTCAATACAGTAATATTAACCATATCGCACGATCTGATCGGACAAATAACGTTATTGGTCGAGTAGATAATTAACATTATTGTTATTGACAAGATGCACAAGTTTCTTTTAAACAGAGACTTTGACTAATACGTCCATCGAATTTGAACGTTTCAATTAAACAAGatgaaaaacataaacaataattAAAGACTTTTTGGTTAGAACTTAGGATTATGAATGTAATGATGCACAATAACTATAATTTGTACTTTCAAGAAGTGACTTGAGTGgttacatttttctaaatgcgCATGCAGATTCTCTAACCTCCCActattttacatttacattCTACATAGATCCCATTCTCACGTGACTTTTACAAATGATTATTAGAAATTAATGGACTCTTTTGAAAATCAGTGTGTGTTTAGTTAAATTGATTGTCATTCGATTAGTAATTCATCACGGAAAAGTATGAAATCAAATTATCTACATGCTACCGAATTTACATATATTTGCATGCTTGGGTAGATCATTTTCTTCCTTGAAGGTAGTATTGATTGTTTATTGCATTTACTATATTAGTATGTAGGAGtatttgattaaacaaaaacgACTTCACTTTAAAAGatacgaatatatatatttaaagttttttacaATACCAAATCGGGATTTTGTAACGATCTTAGGCTTTTGACTCTTTACGTCCTAAAGATAGAAGAATTAGTTGTTAATTAAGATTTCATAAGTTTTGTGGCAGACAAAGACTTTAATTACTAGACATTGCTGTacgtgttcttttttttttttttctgtgttgaAATTAACCACCTACTGTCGTAAAAGTCGTTAGTATAACCGTCAACTAATCACGGTTCCCAAATTTATACGTCGAGCTCTTCAACAATCAAGTTTATGTGTGCGGGTACCCCTAAGCTCTAGACTCTAGAGCTTGAACTCATGAAGGCATGAAGCATTACGCATGAAGCATGAAGAGACTTATTgttcttagatttttttcatttattacaTTCGGTTAGTAAgtcttgtttattttctttcaaagaaAATAGCGTTTTTCAGTAGAGATTTAAATCAGTTTATTAGGTTGATAAATAAATCAGTTTAAATAGTATACTAGTGAAAAGCACAATAGAATACTATTTTACATCACTATGCATAGTTAAAAGTTGAATATAAGCTGACAAATGACAATTCTTCTATTCAAAGCACAACAATTGGAAATACATAAATGTGAACGTATATATAAACTTAGAGATTCTTGATGAGTTGAAAAAAGGCTTAGAAGTTCAACATTGTATAAGGTCACACTCACACCCTCACACCATTACCATAATCATAGGAGataaaaacaaacctaaaagaaaaagaagaaaagaaactgcAAAATTTGGCATCAGTGTGGTCGAATCCAACGACCATCACGGCTTCAAAGAAACAAGTGATCCCTGCGGGTCTTTTCAAGATCGCTTGCTTCCATATTTGCGACAGACATCAGCGTCCAATAGTGTATCCCAAACCTGAAAACGTAAACAAgattaattgaaattttatgaTAAGATGATATGTAACTACATGATTGATTAATCTTCATGCATCTTATTTCCACTCACATGTAGCTCTCCCTTTGAGCCACCAATAGCAAGCAAGAAAGGGTTGTCCACCGCAAAGGAAATGGAAAACACAGCTCCCTGATTACAAAAATCAGAATGGTTAGGGATAAAGCAGTAGAGATACTAATGGGGAAGGAGGCAAAAGATTAATGTTGATTGGTTCTTACAGCTTTTGGTTTGTGTAAAGCAAGGCACGAAGGTTCATTGTTTGTAAGATCCCAAAGCTTTACCGTTTTATCCATAGACCCCGTAGCCAAAAGCTGTTAATTACAGCTCATAAATGGTGAGAACTGAttgcaaaacacacaaaaaaatgaaaatgaaatgcCATAAGGACATAGAAGAGAGGGAGAAATTTACGTTGGGTGCAGAAATGTTGTATGAGATGGAGGAGACTCCTTTGTCTTGGTCATGTGCTTGGATAGTGAAACTTGGTTTTAAATCAGAATCTGAACCTGACTGTGCTGTACGTATATCAAAACCTTTCACGGTTCCATCTTCAAGACTTACCTTGAGAGggtaaagaaacaacaaacgATCTATTGGAAAATGTCTTGAAACCACTGATTTGTCTatcagaagaaaaaggaaagtgtCATGTACCACAAAGGAGTGTTCACTATGAGGATCCCAGGCTAAGCTTTCGACATCAGACATGACAGACCATTTGAAACCCGAGTGTGAAGGTTGTCTTCCGTCTTTCTGCAACATAATATAGATGCAGATATTAATGATCATTGTTTAGGGAATAGACCAGAACACACGAAAATAAAACCATGGAACAAAATAGTTACCAAGACAACAGTTTGATCAAACGACCCACTGAGAAGCACTTCCGGAGCATAATGGTTCCAAGCAACCGCTTGAACCTGTGATCATACCAACAACAAACCCTGAGAATGCCATAGAATTAAGAAATTTCTCGTTCTACGAATCTCCTTTCTTACCTCCTTTGTGTGATGCTCCATcgtaatcttacatactccagTAGCCACATCCCAGACCTTAACTTTTTTGTCGGCACTAGCACTAGCAAGTATGTTCCTTTTatccaaacaaatcaaaagaaaatcagACATGCCTAAAGAGCAAACCAGAATAAACTTTTAAGATTATGGGCACTACCGCACTAGTAAACTTAGACATACCTAAACTCCTTGTTCCAAGCAAGACCAAGTACTGAATCAGTATGGCTACCTTCTTTGTATTTctataaagaaaaagacagCGACCACAAATTACATTAATATAAATACTACttgccataaaaaaaaattagaagaactAGAAACAGAAAAGTTTGATGCACAAACCTGTTTcttactcttctctttcttactcttaactttcttactcttctttttcttagtcACTAACATCTCCTCTTTTCCTCCTAGTTGTATACAAGGTAGCACCTCGTCTCTCTGAAGCATTATAATAACTTTATCAACAGACTCATAATCGATAAAGGCAAACATAACTACAAAGTAAGTTCTATTTACATACAACGTCAAGATCCCATATCTCGATCGTCGGTGATTCTTTTGAACCAATAGCTACAAAATTCCCTGCCAGTACCAAGGCAAAATAACAGAGTAAGAATGATATTTCATCCATAGTAAGAAGGGAAAAAACCAGACTCATACGAATTTCAAAGCGTACACTAACCTTTTTCCCCTCCTTTAAGAGGACAATCAATCCATGCAGTACACAATGGAAACTCCGGTATAATTATGTGATGATGAACATACATGTTTGGAGAGCCAGATGATTCCTCGTATACATAAACCTGGTTGTATATATACATAGCTTTCATATGAGCCCCAGtgttttaacatatataaccTACAGAGCAAGAAGGATTGACCATACCTCTAGATGGCTGACTTCATCTTCATTCCTCGCACAGATAATCACTGAATCGGTTGGCTTGATTGTTGTGTCATCAATATCCTCTTCGTCATCCTCATCCTAAAAGACCAAACATTCATGTTGTATACAAAAGGAATTTAACCATTATAAGTTTCAATGTATATAGAAACAATTAAATGGCTTACTTCAACATCCTTCAGATATGGATCCATCTCATTACTTGGATAATAAAGATCCCCGATTCCAGAACTGAAAAGTTCAATTCCTGAGTCCaacacaacccaaaaaaaagaaggtaactTTACATATGGAACACACCAAATTTGCTGTTCTAATCAAAATAAATGATCACTTGCACAATTGCAgaacaaacaccaaaaaaagccaaaaatgaGCTAAAAAACGTaccatcatcctcttcatcatAATTATCCATGTCAAGCTCTTTCAATCCTTCAGCTACCTCATCAACCTCcatcgaagaagaagcaatctTGCTTTTAGAAGACTTACCAAACGCTTCAGCTACAGCCTTGGCACGATCAACTTCACTAATCTCTTCTCCATCCTCTGcaatctcttcttcatcctcattaCTACCATCCACGCTATacataataaaaccaaaatatcattATCACAATCTCCTCATTTCCTAAAATTAGAGAGACGGCGGAAAAAGTTCTAACCTTCTAGCAAAAGCTCCACTCTCAATAAGCTCTTTGAGTTCTTCCTTTGAAGGAGGCTCAGCTACATCAGGAACAGCTTTTAGGTTCCCTTTTGGTATCCATGACACTGCAGTTATCATTCTGCAAAATACGCATAACCAATGAAATGAAAACGAATTCAAATACGGTATTAAAACCCAACTCTTCTTTCGAATTGAAGAGagaagggaatcatcaaagcggTGAAAAATCTAAAAGGTACGTTCTTGGGTACAGGGCAGctagaaattagggtttttttcgtCATTTGATCAACCAAGCACAACGATTTCATAACTGAGTTACAATTTTTGATTAACCTTTCTTAAACTCTTAAGAGGAATCAAAGAGAACTTACGTTTAGAGACGGGACCTATACGCGGCGTGGAACCAAGATGagagcaacaaacaaaaagttttttattttgtaggtttagggtttaacaATTGAAGACTTGATGCTTCTCTGAGGATTTTTTATTCCCTGAGAGTGAGATATAGCGGCGctaagcgaagaagaagaagaagaagaagaagaaacaaattaaaggaAATATACTTTAAAGCCCCcaaaactatttaattttttaactaaagacCTTACACTTCAAAATATGCATAAAAAGCCCTGAAACTGTTAAAGATGCAAATTAAgtaatttgttcatttttttttttttgtcttttctttatGAACTAGAAGAATTGTAGAGGAATAAATTTTCACATATCAAAATAATCCTAACTGAACACCCCCTTGCTAACCACATGCATATACttgtaaaataagtaaataaaatataaaaatactgaACTTCTtctgataaataaatgaaaaatttgcATCTACACCTACTTTCTCCCACTTTAATGACAAACACAATTATTTTGTGCTAtttctatactttttttcttttaaaattacatattacTCACTCACTAAACTAAACACATTtcacctctctctctatatatttttctttttcttttgctttattttttggttttcgttcatttttatataatatattatgattatattttttctacattttaagatctatattattatattttttttttttgaattagtatattataaactgtccatttttagttgaacatttgttcaatataataaatagatgACCGGTTACAATAAGTTATGTTTAATGTAATTGGTCATCCAATTATTAGTGATGACCATATAGATTTATATGGACTTGAACATCTTGATTATATATCCACGTGGATATGCTCGgatgttcataaaaaaaaaaatctctttctgTATAcgtaaaaactttataaaaaatttattgtatCTTGAATGATCATTtgattttgacatatataattgtacatatatatatgtacgagGAAAGGTACAAACTATTATATTAGCATGCATGGTGCTAAAACTGAAGGTGCAAATTATTAATGAAGGCAGCGTTAAAaatattcaagaagaaaaataataataacaaaaaatttaatcaaattggGTGCATGgtacaaaactcaaaagtgtCGAGACGTGTATGGCAAAAACTAGCTTTTGATTGGTAACCGGTGGAATGGCATATTCACGTTATTAAGGCGAGTGAAAATAGATAAATGAGAATTTCTGAACCAAGTTTGATCAGCTCTATCTCTATATGACTACCATAACCGGGTTTATATGACTTTTTACTAAAGTgaatagtgtatatataattttataatttttattggaCATGTCTGTCCAAAAATGAATGATGTTAATATGAagatctatatatttgtatagTTATTGCTTACTTCttaaaagaaatgaaacaaagttGCTACTTGTTAGATTGATGATATTTGTGTTATCAATTGTTTGGATAAGTTCATGGGGTTGAAATACGGTTTTGGAGCTCACTAGCACTAGACAACTGTGAATTACTGCTAAGCTCTAGTCGTAGTAAAATTTTATACCCGACTTTTTTGTTTCCGTCATTTGATTTGGTAGTAATAGTCCCAAAAAAGTTGTCTTTACGCTACAAGATATCAGATTGAACAAACATTTCCTTAATATggtaataatataagattttcacattatttattttgcactatgaaataaaaaaactaaagtcaAGACCATTGGGTAAGGACGGGGATAAGCTGAAGCGGAGTTTTCTTAGGACTAAGAAGTCCATATGATTCTTCAAGATCAACATCTTTTACCTCCATTCCTTCTGGAAGCTTCCAATCGAAACGGTAGAGAAGATTGATGAGAGTCACATGTACCAAAGCCATACCCATTCCTAAACCTGGACACATTCTTCTTCCGCTATCAAATGGCAAGAGCTCAAAGTTTAGACCTTTATAGTCAATCTCGCTATCCATAAACTTCTCCGAGATGAAAGCTTCTGGATCTTTCCAAACATTGGGATTCCTATGAACAGCCCATATGTTGACATAGATCCACGTTTTCTTTGGAATGTCATAACCTCCGATCTTTATATCTTTTAAAGCCTCTCTTGGTATTAATTAGAAGTGGCACAAGTGGGTTTATCCTTAAAGTTTCTTTGATAACCATTTTCAAATACTTGAGTCGTTCTATATCTTCTTCTGTGATAGTGTCTTTGTTTTTGATCACTTCTCTGACCTCAGCTTGCGCTTTCTTTAGAACTCTTGGGTTTGAAATTAAATGTGTCATCGCCCATGTCAAAGTGTGGCCAGAAGTGTTTACTCCAGCAATAAGAAGGTtctgaaataattaaaaacacaaaattttaatttttttttgcaacatgtgaagaaaaaatttattaaaagagaGGTTAACATTACTTACCAACAAAATCCCTTTGGTGTTGTCTCGGGTAAGTTGAAATTCTCCAAGTCCAGTCTCTCCCCGTTCTATCTTAAGGAGCAAATCAATGATATCATCTTTAATACTAGGATCCTCTAAGTGATGTTGTATAGATTGATCAAAAAATGAATCCATTGCCTTAAAAACCTCCTCACATTTGCTGTGTAACCCTGTGATCCTATCAATGATTTTACCAACAACTGGGAAGTAATCCGCTGCCGCGAAGCTCCCTAGTACCTCCATGGTTCCTTGAATGACTTCCTCATAAGCATTCTCAAGTTTGCTTCCTTCTAGACATATCCCAAATCCAACTTTACAAATCACACTCCCAGAGAGTTTCACTAACTTGCGATTCAAGTTGACCGGTCTCTCCAATGAAGCAGATTGTATCATGAACTGGACAAAAGAGGCAACTTCTTCTTGTCTTATATGTTGAAATGATTTTACCCTTTTTGCTGTGTAGAGTTCAACAACCGTCATCTTTCGTACTTCTCTCCAATATTTGCTATagaaagaaaatgcaagatCTTTTAAATTGTATGTAATTCTTGCAGGATAGGTCATGTAAGGTCTCGAACAACACTCAGCATCAAACGTTTTTAAGACATCTTTCACTGTATTGGGAGTTGACGCCACAACAGCAGAGACATATCCAAACTTTAGGGACATTAGAGGCCCATATTTTTCAGATAATTTGAACATCGAACGTTGAGGTTTCGTTCCCAACTGGTACAAGTTACCAATTATAGGAAGTCTAGGTGGTCCCGGAGGCAGattgttctttgtctttttcGTGCTCTTTGCAATGAGTGATGCAAAGAATACGAATGCAACAATGATATACCACAAACTCATTTTCTTTCCTATACAAAAAGGGATAGTTTATATAAACAGCATAGCATGTCAAGTGGACAATTAACCACACAAcagaaaaaacaagataaatggATTGAAAATATAGAACCGCACTACCTAAAATCACCAAAGCACCCTAACTATTAATCAAGGCAATACAAGTAAAAGAAGAGTCCTTTTATATTTTGCCTAGCACTACTTTTTAGTTTCacattatattttgatattagaGTGTATCTATAACAATGAAGAGTACTCACTCTATAAGCTTAGAGTAGAATATATACACTCCTAAATTGAATGATTATAAAAAACagttactaataaataaaataatatttgtatatatatgagaatattATCAAAAACATCTAGAGAGAGACAGAGCGAGAGAGATCCACAAATTACCTTAAACTTGATGTCTGTGGCGGAAGAGTTTACACTGTGGGgcgagggagaagaagaagtgaaattagtattatatatatatatatatatattaatttatttttggattgtgATCATTGATAAGAGACGACGTATATAGAAGATGTGGCTACGTGGTTTGGTTCCATGTATGTGGCTGCGTGGAATGCATTGCGGAtaagtttcttttgaaataaaTGTTCACACATAAATCTTTTTTACTTGCACAAAAGTCCACTCAAAATCTCGTTGTAATTTTCTAcgaaaatattgtatatatacatatatatataaatttatttctgGATTGTGATCATTGATAAGAGATGACGTATATAGGAGATGTGGCTGTGTGGTTTGCTTCCATGTATGTGGCTTCGTGGAATGCATTGCAGAtaaatttcttttgaaataaATGTCCACACAGAAACTTTTTTTACTCGCACAAAAGTCCACTCAATTCTTGTTGtaattttctacaaaaaaattgtatatatatatatatatatatatatatatatatattaatttatttttggattgtgATCATTGATAAGAGACGACATATAGGAGATGTGGCTGTGTGGTTTGCTTCCATGTATGTGGCTTCGTGGAATGCATTgcggattagttttttttgaaaaaaatgtccacacacaaaaaacttttacacacacaaaaaatttTTACTCGCACAAAAGTCCACTCAATTCTTGTTGTAATTTTCTACGAAAAGATTGCATTATTGCCACTTGTAACATTACTTTTTACGTATGTTTTCTGATTGGTTAGTAGTGCTACGATatagttaaatatattattataaccTTAAGAGAAATTTGCATTCACACCTACTTTGTGCTACTCCTATATTTTTTCCCttcaaaattacatattacTCCCTCACCAAACTAAacacatatctctctctctctctctctctctctctctctctctcttctccttttaaAGAGactctctttttattcttttattttttgtaacacttttaactagttattataaaaaattagagcAATATTAGTAGATGACTAtagatttaaaaagaataaagagaatAACCTTGTGTCAGAAACTTTAGGTAAATAACATTTTCTGAAATAGATTAAATACTAAAACATCCCTTTTATATCCTAGTTTTTACAAAATGAACCggagagagaaaataataaattgtaaaGAAACTATGCGGTGATTATGAAGATGACGGTGGCAAAAATGAAAGACATGGAGGAGGTTACAGATCTGATGCGGTGAACCGATGAACAGGGCCGGCCCACCCCTAAAGCAGCCAAAGCATGTGCTTTAGGCCACATATTATATCCTAATTGTTTAGGTTGTTTCACAAAAGATTTCTTAGTTGAGTTGGTTATGTAGCATGTGAGAAATTATTTGGTCAAGGGTTCGAGTCTTTGGTTTGacagtttttgtattttttctattatatgTATCATATGCATAcagttaataatatatttataaaatactatatatttcaAAATGCTTTAGGCCTGGGTAACCCTAGGACCGGCCCTGCCGATGAACCAGTAAGAAAGAAAATAGTAAGCTTTAGAGAAACTGTTATGGTGCTTACAAAGTTGATGGCGATTGTTAAGAAGGTGACGGTgtgaatacaaaaaaacatggaGGAGGTTAGAGATCTGATGGATATGGTGGATATCATTGTCGTAGGGGTGGGCAATGGTGGTGGTGTTGATAAAAAAACGTTGATGGTGATAGTGGCTACAATGTTTTTGTTGACTGTGTATAGTTGTTGGAAAATCATGTAATTCTATAAAAtagcaagattttttttttgtcaatataaaATAGCAAGATATATAACAGGAAAAtcatgtaattttataaaatagcaagatagttttgaaagaaataatgGTAATTTGTGAAATGACATGTATCAAATAAAAGTAACTTGTCATCTAGAagaataacttaaaatttgtaaaaaatctaACATGCTTTTGAACAGAAAAGCATGTTGACATAAACAATAACATGACATATTTCAAAATAGAGTGCTAATCAAAAAAGCAGCAAGTTAAAAACAAAGGTATTGCTGCATCCTAAAATATTAcatgaagaaaatcaaaacttacAGAAAATCGATCTTCTGTGGTA from the Camelina sativa cultivar DH55 chromosome 12, Cs, whole genome shotgun sequence genome contains:
- the LOC104731686 gene encoding periodic tryptophan protein 1 homolog; the protein is MITAVSWIPKGNLKAVPDVAEPPSKEELKELIESGAFARSVDGSNEDEEEIAEDGEEISEVDRAKAVAEAFGKSSKSKIASSSMEVDEVAEGLKELDMDNYDEEDDGIELFSSGIGDLYYPSNEMDPYLKDVEDEDDEEDIDDTTIKPTDSVIICARNEDEVSHLEVYVYEESSGSPNMYVHHHIIIPEFPLCTAWIDCPLKGGEKGNFVAIGSKESPTIEIWDLDVRDEVLPCIQLGGKEEMLVTKKKKSKKVKSKKEKSKKQKYKEGSHTDSVLGLAWNKEFRNILASASADKKVKVWDVATGVCKITMEHHTKEVQAVAWNHYAPEVLLSGSFDQTVVLKDGRQPSHSGFKWSVMSDVESLAWDPHSEHSFVVSLEDGTVKGFDIRTAQSGSDSDLKPSFTIQAHDQDKGVSSISYNISAPNLLATGSMDKTVKLWDLTNNEPSCLALHKPKAGAVFSISFAVDNPFLLAIGGSKGELHVWDTLLDADVCRKYGSKRS